Proteins from a single region of Bogoriella caseilytica:
- a CDS encoding SDR family NAD(P)-dependent oxidoreductase — MTRAAWTIGVAGAAGATAAAVAAARWARPTVEVAPARPVLHGQAMVTGGTSGIGLAFARALAERGCDLVLVARHGERLKKTAGQLSWRYGITVETLEADLATREGAAAAAERLADPDRPIEVLVNNAGKGVHVPLAAEDTSEHEASIDLMIRSVLILGAAAGGAMRARGHGAIINVASVAGLIPMGAYSAIKSWVDTYSESLAMELGGDGVQVLSVRPGWVRTEFHERAGIRTTSIPDFLWLDAERVVEDALADLDRGKIHSTSTLRFKVLAAAAAHAPRPLVRWATAKIKGGRS, encoded by the coding sequence ATGACGCGGGCCGCATGGACGATCGGGGTCGCTGGTGCCGCTGGAGCTACCGCCGCTGCGGTGGCGGCGGCACGGTGGGCGCGACCGACCGTGGAGGTTGCTCCCGCGCGGCCCGTCCTGCACGGCCAGGCCATGGTGACCGGCGGCACCTCGGGCATCGGTCTGGCTTTCGCCCGGGCACTGGCCGAGCGCGGCTGTGACCTGGTGCTGGTGGCCCGCCACGGTGAACGTCTGAAGAAGACCGCCGGCCAGCTCTCCTGGCGATACGGCATCACCGTGGAGACCCTCGAGGCCGATCTCGCCACACGCGAGGGTGCCGCAGCTGCGGCTGAGCGCCTCGCCGATCCGGACCGGCCCATCGAGGTGCTGGTCAACAACGCCGGCAAGGGCGTGCACGTGCCGCTCGCTGCGGAGGACACCAGCGAGCACGAAGCCTCCATCGACCTCATGATCCGCAGCGTCCTCATCCTCGGCGCCGCGGCCGGAGGTGCCATGCGTGCACGCGGTCACGGAGCCATCATCAACGTGGCCTCAGTGGCCGGCTTGATCCCCATGGGTGCCTACTCCGCCATCAAGTCCTGGGTGGATACTTACAGCGAGTCCTTGGCCATGGAACTCGGGGGAGATGGCGTGCAGGTGCTCAGCGTGCGGCCCGGGTGGGTGCGCACCGAGTTCCATGAGCGGGCTGGGATCCGCACCACCTCCATCCCGGACTTCCTCTGGCTCGATGCCGAGCGCGTGGTCGAGGACGCGCTGGCCGATCTTGACCGCGGGAAGATCCACTCCACCTCCACCCTTCGCTTCAAGGTCCTCGCAGCGGCAGCGGCCCATGCGCCGCGGCCACTGGTGCGCTGGGCGACAGCCAAGATCAAAGGGGGGCGATCATGA
- a CDS encoding lysophospholipid acyltransferase family protein, giving the protein MTAKKPRTQRYHSAWHRSLRYVTQRLIMRAVVGSTVQVKAEGLDNLESLERPFIVAANHSSHLDTTVLLTALPWRVTSHLAVGAASDYFYNHMYRSMAASAFFNTYPVHRPGSKGRSAKRSKGMTRKLVEEQIPVLLFPEGTRSRDGKMAAFKPGVAAICAEQQIPCVPVALLGTFDAMPPGRSWPMPGRPRVRVLVGRPMRPRRGEAVGDFNERLSARVRTMIDMQTPYVLADKPAARESAAEDGETRQGKRSRPRDAQGPGRAQEEAS; this is encoded by the coding sequence ATGACGGCAAAGAAGCCGCGCACACAGCGCTACCACTCGGCATGGCATCGGAGCCTGCGCTACGTCACTCAGCGCCTCATCATGCGCGCGGTGGTGGGTTCAACCGTGCAGGTGAAGGCCGAAGGCCTGGACAACCTGGAGTCTCTGGAGCGGCCTTTCATCGTGGCGGCTAACCACTCCAGCCATCTGGACACCACGGTGCTGCTGACTGCCCTGCCGTGGCGAGTCACCTCCCACCTGGCGGTGGGCGCGGCTTCGGATTACTTCTACAACCATATGTACCGCTCCATGGCGGCTTCGGCGTTCTTCAACACCTATCCGGTGCATCGTCCTGGGTCAAAGGGCCGCTCGGCTAAGCGCAGCAAGGGCATGACGCGCAAATTGGTCGAGGAGCAGATTCCTGTGCTGCTCTTCCCCGAGGGCACCCGCAGCCGGGACGGCAAGATGGCGGCCTTCAAACCGGGTGTGGCGGCCATCTGCGCCGAGCAGCAGATCCCATGCGTGCCGGTGGCGCTCCTGGGCACCTTCGATGCCATGCCCCCCGGGCGGAGCTGGCCGATGCCCGGCCGCCCTCGGGTGCGGGTGCTGGTGGGCCGCCCGATGCGTCCGCGCCGCGGCGAGGCGGTGGGGGACTTCAACGAACGACTCTCCGCACGGGTGCGGACCATGATCGACATGCAGACGCCGTACGTGCTTGCCGATAAGCCTGCCGCGCGCGAGAGCGCCGCGGAGGACGGCGAGACACGCCAGGGCAAGAGGTCTCGACCCCGAGACGCACAAGGGCCCGGCCGGGCACAGGAGGAAGCCTCGTGA
- a CDS encoding FAD-binding oxidoreductase — protein MTTQSHKNTVPHMKWWGWGVEGVAFNHRDKPNFRPFVLDQVGVDVDVPGTPPPAFEEIDVPAPRIGEELLAELAEAVGEENVYTEDFDRVVHTYGKGLPDLIKVRAGHLPRAVDVVVYPGNESDVQAVLDAVVAADAVLIPFGGGSNISGSLTPPESEERPVVSLDLGRMNRVLEIDETAGLARIQAGVLGPDMEEQLTARGWTMGHQPDSFRHSTLGGWIATRSSGMQSDKYGDIADITRGLRAVQPGRMLVLRPLPSTSTGPSVREMILGSEGRLGVITEAWVQVHRLPENREIIAYLYPSWAAALAAMQEISTSDASPSVTRVSDDRETAFSFSTQKAKKGLKSTVQKGLFDLLERRGWDMDAVCLSYVGYEGGSARVKAEKAIVGKIVRRHGGIKLGSGPGELYDQKKFDTPYIRDYLLDIGAVADVSETATPWSNLLDIYNGTVRAAKDAYAALGVRGYIMCHLSHSYHSGACLYFTFAFPPATEKWEEQIEQYWKVKSAIQQSFVDLKGTISHHHGVGTEHAHWIEEDISEAGVETMVALLRGVDPSRNLNPGKVIPTHREW, from the coding sequence GTGACCACACAGTCACACAAGAACACCGTCCCGCACATGAAGTGGTGGGGCTGGGGCGTCGAGGGCGTCGCCTTCAACCACCGGGACAAGCCGAACTTCCGGCCCTTCGTGCTCGACCAGGTCGGCGTCGACGTCGACGTCCCCGGCACGCCCCCGCCTGCCTTCGAGGAGATCGATGTTCCCGCCCCCCGCATCGGCGAGGAACTGCTGGCCGAGCTGGCTGAGGCGGTCGGCGAGGAGAACGTCTACACCGAGGACTTCGACCGTGTCGTCCACACCTACGGCAAGGGCTTGCCGGACCTGATCAAGGTCCGCGCCGGGCACCTGCCCCGTGCCGTCGACGTCGTGGTCTACCCCGGCAACGAGAGCGACGTCCAGGCCGTGCTCGACGCCGTGGTGGCCGCCGACGCCGTGCTGATCCCCTTCGGTGGCGGCTCGAACATCTCCGGCTCGCTCACCCCGCCGGAGTCCGAGGAACGTCCCGTGGTCTCCCTGGATCTCGGGCGGATGAACCGGGTGCTCGAGATCGACGAGACGGCCGGCCTGGCGCGGATCCAGGCCGGCGTGCTGGGCCCGGACATGGAAGAGCAGCTCACGGCCCGAGGCTGGACCATGGGTCACCAGCCCGACTCCTTCCGCCACTCCACTCTCGGCGGGTGGATCGCCACTCGCTCCTCGGGGATGCAGTCCGACAAGTACGGCGACATCGCCGACATCACCCGTGGTCTGCGCGCCGTCCAGCCCGGCCGGATGCTGGTGCTGCGCCCCCTGCCCTCGACCTCGACCGGTCCGAGCGTGCGGGAGATGATCCTGGGATCCGAAGGCCGTCTCGGTGTGATCACCGAGGCCTGGGTGCAGGTGCACCGGCTGCCGGAGAACCGCGAGATCATCGCCTACCTCTACCCGAGCTGGGCTGCGGCGCTGGCCGCGATGCAGGAGATCTCTACCTCCGACGCCTCGCCGTCGGTCACGCGTGTGTCCGATGACCGCGAGACCGCCTTCTCCTTCTCCACGCAGAAGGCGAAGAAGGGCCTGAAGTCCACGGTGCAGAAGGGCCTGTTCGACCTGCTGGAGCGCCGCGGGTGGGACATGGATGCGGTGTGCCTGTCCTACGTGGGGTACGAGGGCGGCTCCGCCCGGGTCAAGGCGGAGAAGGCGATCGTGGGCAAGATCGTGCGCCGTCACGGCGGCATCAAGCTCGGCTCCGGGCCGGGTGAGCTCTACGACCAGAAGAAGTTCGACACTCCCTACATCCGTGACTACCTGCTCGACATCGGTGCGGTGGCTGACGTCTCGGAGACGGCGACGCCGTGGTCGAACCTGCTCGACATCTACAACGGCACGGTGCGCGCCGCCAAGGACGCCTATGCAGCTCTGGGCGTTCGCGGCTACATCATGTGCCACCTCTCGCACAGCTATCACTCCGGTGCGTGTCTCTATTTCACCTTCGCCTTCCCCCCGGCCACCGAGAAGTGGGAGGAGCAGATCGAGCAGTACTGGAAGGTCAAGAGCGCCATCCAGCAGTCCTTCGTCGATCTGAAGGGCACGATCTCTCACCACCACGGTGTGGGTACGGAGCACGCGCACTGGATCGAAGAGGACATCTCCGAGGCCGGTGTGGAGACCATGGTCGCGCTGCTACGCGGTGTGGACCCCAGCCGCAACCTCAACCCCGGCAAGGTCATCCCCACCCACCGCGAGTGGTGA
- a CDS encoding LysR family transcriptional regulator has product MDVHQAQAFLTLAQELHFGRAAQRLHMAQPPLSRLIRKIEAELGAALFDRSTRGVALTPQGEALVEPARELVMQSQRIKEIVQRTQGGMIGRVRLGYAGPSVGHLVGPLARRVRQERPGIALELFSSQFSHRGLEKVTDGSLDLVIGRWDFLPAEVDSRVLAREELLLAVPAGHRLATFEIVPVTELAEEPWIVLPGRSAATLPNRLNLLGVAGGFLPRVVQVAPDSATLMLLVGAEMGIALTFSGVRDRVPAENVVFRRLGPEPGEVKVRLAWRQGDENPALAAVAELA; this is encoded by the coding sequence CTGGACGTCCACCAGGCCCAGGCCTTCCTGACCCTGGCCCAGGAGCTGCACTTCGGCCGCGCTGCGCAGCGCCTGCACATGGCCCAGCCGCCACTGAGCCGGCTCATCCGCAAGATCGAAGCCGAGTTGGGCGCCGCCCTTTTCGACCGCAGCACCCGCGGCGTCGCCCTGACGCCGCAGGGCGAGGCGCTGGTCGAGCCGGCGCGGGAGCTCGTCATGCAGTCCCAGCGCATCAAGGAGATCGTGCAACGCACCCAGGGCGGCATGATCGGGCGCGTACGCCTGGGCTACGCCGGCCCGTCGGTGGGCCATCTCGTGGGGCCGCTGGCGCGGCGGGTGCGCCAGGAGCGCCCCGGCATCGCGCTGGAGCTGTTCAGCTCCCAGTTCTCCCACCGTGGTCTGGAGAAGGTCACCGACGGCTCACTGGACCTGGTGATCGGTCGATGGGACTTCCTTCCCGCTGAGGTCGACTCCCGTGTGCTGGCCCGTGAGGAGTTGCTGCTCGCCGTGCCGGCGGGCCACCGCCTGGCCACGTTCGAGATCGTGCCGGTGACGGAGCTCGCTGAGGAGCCCTGGATCGTACTGCCCGGGCGCAGCGCCGCCACCTTGCCGAACCGGCTGAACCTGCTCGGCGTCGCCGGGGGGTTCCTCCCGCGGGTGGTGCAGGTAGCTCCGGACTCCGCCACGCTCATGCTGCTCGTCGGTGCCGAGATGGGCATCGCGCTGACCTTCTCCGGGGTGCGCGACCGTGTGCCGGCCGAGAACGTGGTCTTCCGCCGGCTGGGTCCGGAGCCCGGGGAGGTGAAGGTGCGGCTCGCCTGGCGCCAGGGGGACGAGAACCCCGCCCTGGCCGCGGTGGCTGAGCTGGCCTAG
- a CDS encoding DMT family transporter, with protein sequence MRQQSEQPDRSLPIWALLILVMVLVGMAMPIQSRVNTALAAEIGSATLAATISFLTGLLVMIVVTTTTSTGRRAVRRVRPALRSGQVRWWYLLAGCVGAYFVLTQTLTVGFIGVAVFSVAVITGQTVGGLLWDRIGLGPAGRKMISPFRVLGAILTLVAVAWTVSPHLTAAGRGVDWLILVLLPAAAGFLNSGQQALNGRQAAAYGPVPTTLINFLTGSTVLLAVWGIQAVATGIGPALSPVWWHYLGGPLGIVFIGAGAVLVAKVGVLVTAMGMIAGQLVGSLVLEVVVPTAGSIVAFATVAGTGLTLVAVVLASLPDIRRSRAQP encoded by the coding sequence GTGCGACAGCAGAGCGAGCAGCCCGACCGATCCCTCCCGATCTGGGCGCTCCTCATCCTCGTGATGGTCCTGGTGGGCATGGCCATGCCGATCCAGAGCCGGGTGAACACTGCACTTGCCGCCGAGATCGGCTCCGCCACGCTCGCAGCGACTATCAGCTTCCTCACCGGACTGCTGGTGATGATCGTGGTCACGACCACCACGTCCACTGGCCGCCGGGCGGTGCGGCGGGTCCGTCCCGCACTGCGTTCGGGTCAGGTGCGTTGGTGGTACCTGCTCGCCGGATGCGTGGGAGCCTACTTCGTCCTGACCCAGACGCTGACGGTCGGCTTCATCGGCGTCGCCGTCTTCTCGGTGGCCGTCATCACCGGCCAGACCGTCGGTGGTCTGCTGTGGGACCGGATCGGCCTGGGACCCGCCGGCAGGAAGATGATCAGCCCGTTCCGCGTACTGGGCGCCATACTCACCCTCGTGGCGGTCGCCTGGACCGTCTCACCCCATCTCACCGCGGCTGGGCGCGGCGTCGACTGGCTCATCCTGGTGCTTCTCCCGGCCGCAGCCGGTTTCCTCAACTCCGGCCAGCAGGCGCTCAACGGCCGCCAGGCCGCCGCCTACGGCCCGGTACCGACCACGTTGATCAACTTCCTGACCGGCAGCACCGTGCTGTTGGCCGTGTGGGGCATCCAAGCCGTCGCCACCGGCATCGGTCCGGCCCTCTCGCCGGTGTGGTGGCATTACCTCGGCGGGCCGCTGGGGATCGTCTTCATCGGTGCCGGTGCGGTGCTTGTCGCCAAGGTGGGAGTGCTGGTGACGGCCATGGGCATGATCGCGGGGCAACTCGTCGGGTCGCTGGTTCTCGAGGTCGTCGTCCCCACCGCCGGCTCCATCGTCGCCTTCGCCACCGTGGCGGGCACGGGACTAACCCTGGTGGCCGTCGTCCTGGCCTCGTTGCCAGACATCCGCCGCTCGCGCGCTCAACCCTGA
- a CDS encoding CaiB/BaiF CoA transferase family protein produces MAADLTDLDALAAQATGPLAGVVVADLSRVLAGPYCTMMLADLGALVIKVESPRGDDTRTWVPPERDGEGTYFLSVNRNKHSIALDFSDEGDLALAHRIVRRADVLVENFKPGGLARFGLDYATLSAERADLVYASITGFGTAEGVDLPGYDLVAQAVSGLMDLTGQPDGEPTKVGVALVDVITGLHCLTGILAALHRRSATGLGDHLQVDLLSSALSGLVNQSAAAVMAGVTPSRMGNAHPSLYPYEPFPTADKDLIIAVGNDRQFVRLCELLEVPELATDERFATMGARNRHRDTLRPLLAARLAARGAMDWFDRFRAAGVPSAPILTVAEGVDFAADLGLEPVAVAGNGERRIPTVRHPVRFDSSEVDYHQAPPRLDADRDRVLRWLGAETH; encoded by the coding sequence ATGGCAGCCGACCTCACCGACCTCGACGCTCTCGCCGCGCAGGCCACCGGGCCACTGGCCGGGGTGGTGGTTGCCGATCTCTCCCGGGTGCTGGCGGGACCGTACTGCACGATGATGCTCGCCGACCTCGGTGCGCTGGTGATCAAGGTCGAGAGCCCGCGCGGTGATGACACCCGCACCTGGGTGCCGCCCGAGCGGGACGGCGAGGGCACGTACTTCCTCTCGGTGAACCGCAATAAGCACTCCATCGCGCTGGACTTCTCCGACGAGGGCGATCTCGCCCTCGCCCACCGGATCGTGCGCCGCGCCGATGTGCTGGTGGAGAACTTCAAACCCGGGGGCCTGGCCCGCTTCGGGTTGGACTACGCCACGCTGAGTGCCGAGCGCGCGGACCTCGTCTACGCCTCGATCACCGGCTTCGGCACCGCCGAGGGAGTGGATCTGCCCGGATACGACCTGGTCGCCCAGGCGGTCTCCGGCCTGATGGATCTGACCGGCCAACCCGACGGCGAGCCCACCAAGGTGGGGGTCGCGCTGGTGGATGTGATCACCGGGCTGCACTGCCTGACCGGGATCCTCGCCGCCCTGCACCGGCGCAGCGCCACCGGGCTCGGTGACCATCTACAGGTGGACTTGCTCTCCTCCGCGCTGTCCGGGTTGGTCAACCAGTCCGCCGCGGCGGTGATGGCTGGGGTGACGCCCTCGCGGATGGGCAACGCCCACCCGAGCCTGTACCCGTATGAGCCCTTCCCGACGGCGGACAAGGACCTGATCATCGCGGTGGGCAACGACCGGCAGTTCGTGCGGCTCTGCGAGCTGCTCGAGGTGCCCGAGCTGGCTACGGATGAGCGCTTCGCCACCATGGGGGCGCGGAATCGGCACCGAGACACGCTGCGACCGCTGCTGGCTGCACGCCTGGCCGCTCGCGGGGCCATGGACTGGTTCGATCGGTTCCGTGCGGCCGGGGTGCCCTCGGCGCCGATCCTGACCGTGGCCGAGGGCGTGGACTTCGCTGCGGATCTCGGCCTGGAGCCGGTGGCGGTGGCCGGAAACGGCGAACGCCGCATCCCCACGGTGCGCCATCCCGTGCGCTTCGACAGCTCCGAGGTGGACTACCACCAGGCACCCCCGCGCCTCGACGCCGACCGGGACCGCGTGCTGCGCTGGCTGGGAGCTGAGACACACTAG
- a CDS encoding acyl-CoA dehydrogenase family protein: MAHANPSDLLHLDSEFSESELHTRDRVRSFVDERIRPHIAGWFADAVFPRELIGEFADLGLLGMHLQGYGCAGRSAVEYGLAVQELEAGDSGLRTFVSVQGSLAMSGIHKWGSEEQKQEWLPKMSAGQAVGCFGLTEPGAGSDPGGMTTRAVKDGDSWVLTGEKRWIGLASIADVAVIWAKVEDAETGTDRVHGFLVPTATEGFHAVDIEPKLSMRASIQCDIHLDAVRLPAEAILPGGSGLRAPFSCLNEARYGIVWGAMGAARDSFQAALEYSQQREQFGKPLASFQLTQQKLANMALEITKGQLLALRIGRLKDAGALEHQMISAGKLNNCRVAIDIAREARTILGGNGVTLDHSPFRHANNLESVRTYEGTDEVHTLVLGQQITGHAAYR; the protein is encoded by the coding sequence GTGGCGCACGCCAACCCGAGCGACCTGCTCCATCTCGACTCCGAGTTCTCGGAGTCGGAACTGCACACCCGTGACCGCGTGCGCAGCTTCGTCGATGAGCGCATCCGCCCGCACATTGCCGGCTGGTTCGCCGACGCCGTCTTTCCCCGTGAGCTGATCGGGGAGTTCGCAGACCTGGGTCTGCTGGGCATGCACCTGCAGGGCTATGGCTGCGCGGGACGCTCAGCGGTGGAGTACGGGCTGGCCGTGCAGGAGCTCGAGGCCGGCGACTCCGGTCTGCGCACCTTCGTCTCGGTGCAGGGCTCCCTGGCGATGTCCGGGATCCACAAGTGGGGCAGCGAGGAACAGAAGCAGGAGTGGCTGCCGAAGATGTCGGCCGGGCAGGCCGTGGGCTGTTTCGGGCTGACTGAGCCCGGCGCCGGCTCCGACCCGGGCGGCATGACCACGCGCGCCGTCAAGGACGGCGACTCCTGGGTGCTCACCGGCGAGAAGCGCTGGATCGGGCTGGCCTCGATCGCCGATGTCGCGGTGATCTGGGCCAAGGTAGAAGACGCGGAGACCGGTACCGACCGGGTGCACGGCTTCCTGGTGCCGACGGCCACCGAAGGCTTCCACGCAGTGGACATCGAGCCGAAGCTGTCCATGCGCGCCTCCATCCAGTGCGACATTCACCTGGACGCTGTGCGCCTGCCCGCCGAGGCGATCTTGCCGGGCGGGTCCGGCCTTCGTGCGCCGTTCTCGTGCTTGAACGAGGCCCGCTACGGCATCGTGTGGGGGGCCATGGGTGCTGCTCGGGACAGCTTCCAGGCTGCGCTGGAGTACTCCCAGCAGCGCGAGCAGTTCGGCAAACCGCTGGCCTCCTTTCAGCTCACCCAGCAGAAGCTCGCGAACATGGCCCTGGAGATCACCAAGGGCCAGCTTCTCGCCCTGCGCATCGGCCGCCTGAAGGACGCCGGCGCACTCGAGCACCAGATGATCTCTGCGGGCAAACTGAACAACTGCCGCGTGGCCATCGACATCGCCCGTGAGGCTCGCACGATCCTGGGCGGCAATGGTGTGACGCTGGACCACTCGCCCTTCCGGCACGCGAACAACCTCGAATCGGTGCGCACCTACGAGGGCACCGACGAGGTACACACCCTGGTGCTCGGCCAGCAGATCACCGGCCACGCGGCCTACCGCTGA
- a CDS encoding 3-hydroxyacyl-CoA dehydrogenase family protein translates to MGQERVLVVGAGAMGTQIGAVFALAGHPVTVQDISEDALERSQAVVRKRVGRLAEKGAIEAVDAEAAIGRMSWTANLEDAAATADLVVEAASERLDIKREVFARLGAAAPEHTILATNSSSIPSSLLAEASGRADRLCNMHFFNPALVMQAVEVVPNDQTSEATIETVLRLTEGIGKHAVRLHAEVPGFVANRLMMALLNEAVALQAQGLASIEDIDAAAKLGLAHPMGPFELMDLVGLDVVHDIQVAMHDMTDGDDPAPHPDVQRLYDAGHYGQKSGKGWYDHS, encoded by the coding sequence ATGGGACAAGAGCGAGTACTCGTCGTCGGAGCCGGGGCCATGGGTACGCAGATCGGGGCGGTCTTCGCCCTGGCGGGCCATCCGGTGACCGTGCAGGACATCAGTGAGGACGCGCTGGAGCGTTCGCAGGCCGTGGTGCGCAAGCGTGTGGGCCGCCTGGCGGAGAAGGGGGCGATTGAGGCTGTCGACGCCGAGGCCGCTATTGGGAGGATGAGCTGGACCGCAAATCTCGAGGACGCTGCCGCCACCGCCGATCTGGTGGTCGAGGCGGCCTCGGAGCGCCTCGACATCAAGCGGGAGGTCTTCGCCCGCCTGGGCGCCGCGGCGCCGGAGCACACCATCCTGGCCACGAACTCGTCCTCGATCCCTTCCTCGTTGCTCGCCGAGGCCTCCGGCCGCGCGGACCGGCTGTGCAACATGCACTTCTTCAACCCGGCGCTGGTGATGCAGGCGGTGGAGGTCGTCCCGAACGACCAGACCTCGGAGGCCACCATCGAGACGGTGCTGCGCCTGACCGAGGGCATCGGCAAGCATGCGGTCCGCCTGCACGCCGAGGTGCCCGGCTTCGTGGCCAACCGTCTGATGATGGCGCTGCTCAACGAGGCCGTGGCCCTGCAGGCCCAGGGCCTGGCGAGCATCGAGGACATCGACGCCGCTGCCAAGCTTGGCCTCGCCCACCCGATGGGCCCCTTCGAACTGATGGACCTGGTCGGCCTGGACGTCGTCCACGACATCCAGGTGGCCATGCATGACATGACTGACGGCGACGACCCGGCCCCCCACCCCGATGTGCAGCGGCTCTACGATGCCGGCCACTACGGCCAGAAGTCCGGGAAGGGCTGGTACGACCACTCATGA
- a CDS encoding acetyl-CoA C-acyltransferase — translation MTTPHDVVIVSAARTPLGRFRGALATQSAVDLGVVAARTAIERSGLAAEEIDAAILGQVLQAGAGQNPARQTAVQAGVPLATPAVTVNKVCLSGLTAIIDGARLIRSGEATAVLAGGQESMTNAPHVLPGARLGLGYGDATLIDTVARDGLSDALDGRAMGLLTEEHNDGAAFVSRQEQDEIAARSHQRAAAATAAGAFDDELAEVRIPQRRGEPVVVGADEGIRADSTAEALGRLRPAFAEHGTITAGNASQITDGAAALVLTTRERAEAAGSTVLATVRAWGQVAGPDTSLQSQPSRAISAALGKEGWRPEDLDVVEINEAFAAVVAVSARELGLSHEKVNIHGGGISLGHPIGASGARLAVHAAHQLHARGGRAAVALCGGGGQGEALLLEA, via the coding sequence ATGACCACGCCGCACGACGTCGTCATCGTCTCGGCCGCGCGCACGCCGCTCGGCCGCTTCCGTGGCGCGCTGGCTACCCAGTCGGCCGTCGACCTCGGGGTAGTGGCGGCCCGGACCGCCATCGAACGCTCGGGCCTCGCCGCGGAGGAGATCGACGCCGCGATCCTTGGGCAGGTCCTCCAGGCCGGCGCCGGGCAGAACCCGGCCCGGCAGACCGCCGTCCAGGCCGGGGTCCCCCTGGCCACGCCGGCAGTGACCGTGAACAAGGTGTGCCTCTCCGGCCTGACCGCCATCATCGACGGCGCCCGCCTGATCCGCTCCGGTGAGGCCACCGCGGTGCTCGCCGGCGGCCAGGAATCCATGACCAACGCGCCCCACGTGCTGCCCGGGGCGCGTCTGGGCCTGGGGTACGGCGACGCGACCCTGATCGACACCGTCGCGCGCGACGGGCTCTCCGATGCCCTCGACGGGCGTGCCATGGGGCTGCTGACCGAGGAGCACAACGACGGCGCCGCATTCGTCTCCCGCCAGGAACAGGACGAGATCGCCGCCCGCTCCCACCAGCGCGCCGCGGCCGCCACCGCCGCGGGGGCTTTCGACGACGAGCTGGCCGAGGTGCGCATCCCGCAGCGCCGCGGCGAGCCGGTGGTGGTCGGCGCCGACGAGGGCATCCGCGCCGACAGCACTGCCGAAGCCCTCGGGCGACTGCGTCCCGCCTTCGCCGAGCACGGCACGATCACCGCGGGCAACGCCTCGCAGATCACCGACGGCGCCGCCGCGCTGGTCCTGACCACCCGGGAACGAGCGGAGGCCGCAGGGTCCACCGTGCTGGCTACCGTGCGCGCCTGGGGCCAGGTGGCCGGCCCGGACACCTCCCTGCAGTCCCAGCCCTCCCGCGCCATCTCCGCGGCACTGGGCAAGGAGGGATGGCGGCCGGAGGACCTCGACGTCGTGGAGATCAACGAGGCCTTCGCCGCGGTGGTCGCCGTCTCCGCGCGCGAACTGGGCCTGTCGCACGAGAAGGTGAACATCCACGGCGGCGGCATCTCGCTCGGCCACCCCATCGGGGCCTCCGGCGCCCGCCTGGCCGTGCACGCCGCGCACCAGCTGCACGCGCGGGGAGGTCGCGCCGCCGTGGCCCTGTGCGGTGGCGGCGGCCAGGGCGAGGCCCTGTTGCTGGAGGCCTGA